From Deltaproteobacteria bacterium, the proteins below share one genomic window:
- a CDS encoding YlxR family protein, with amino-acid sequence MGKKKGHVPFRTCISCGTKKEKGELIRLVMISEGVVARDEKGTLPGRGAYVCKAPTCWNGLTRGKRLNRAFRTKKALTLLQP; translated from the coding sequence ATGGGGAAGAAAAAGGGGCATGTGCCCTTCAGAACCTGTATCTCTTGCGGTACCAAAAAGGAGAAGGGGGAGCTTATACGTTTAGTCATGATTTCAGAGGGCGTCGTTGCGAGGGACGAGAAAGGGACATTACCCGGAAGAGGAGCCTATGTCTGCAAGGCCCCTACATGCTGGAACGGGCTCACCCGGGGCAAACGCCTCAACAGGGCTTTTAGAACGAAGAAGGCACTGACCCTTCTTCAACCTTAG